Proteins encoded within one genomic window of Candidatus Woesearchaeota archaeon:
- a CDS encoding flippase, translated as MTTSRDILRGSLLIFLATGFAAAFSYAIRIYLARSFSINEYGLFYAVFTLISTLMLFRRAGLPPATIRFASQEIAKKNIKNANRIVSTSFFLQFSFGVLLAVLVIFLSPLLTKYYFETPVSEILLKSLSLFFITSLGIELVHQLLNIKQDSKTFAASVISKEVILFLLILLIPSKSLIAPSLAYVLCGVFVFLLFFRKAFRGFSWTVPDKYSAKKLLGLGKILLVTTIGSNIISNFDTLMLTKLSTYEQVGIYNIVLPTVMAIFTITNSLTVMALPTLVKRWEHGRREEIRKGFEFIYRLLMVFSLPFLFALGTYAKTFIAVFFGSQYTSGTPAMQILLLSIPFALLATLNKQALIAFDSPRKILFVESITAALNVILNLFLIPSFGIEGAAFATTISFIAMLFLTHLAIVKKIKFEFPWKSWTLTFIAGTFFLCILQLFHTQQWNIFFKLSTSIPLAFLTYLAIVLFMKIIQISELKWLMNLALKK; from the coding sequence ATGACTACTTCAAGGGACATACTTAGAGGATCGCTCCTCATTTTCCTTGCAACAGGGTTTGCAGCTGCATTTTCCTATGCCATTCGCATATATCTTGCGAGAAGTTTCAGTATTAATGAGTACGGTCTTTTCTATGCAGTATTTACGCTTATATCCACTCTCATGTTATTCAGACGTGCAGGCCTTCCCCCCGCAACTATTCGATTCGCATCTCAAGAGATTGCAAAAAAAAACATCAAGAATGCAAATCGCATTGTTAGTACATCCTTTTTTCTCCAGTTTAGTTTTGGCGTACTTCTTGCGGTACTTGTTATTTTTTTATCCCCTCTGCTCACAAAATACTACTTTGAAACACCCGTTAGCGAGATTCTTCTTAAAAGTTTATCACTGTTTTTTATCACATCCCTTGGAATTGAACTCGTGCATCAACTACTTAATATCAAGCAAGATAGTAAAACTTTCGCCGCTTCAGTGATTTCCAAGGAAGTGATTCTCTTCTTGTTAATCTTACTTATACCTTCAAAATCTTTGATCGCCCCTTCTCTTGCCTATGTACTCTGTGGTGTTTTTGTCTTCCTATTGTTCTTTCGCAAAGCATTCAGAGGATTCTCCTGGACCGTTCCAGATAAATATTCTGCTAAAAAACTCCTTGGACTTGGGAAGATTCTCCTTGTTACCACAATTGGCTCAAACATTATCAGCAATTTTGATACCCTAATGCTTACAAAACTCTCCACCTATGAACAAGTCGGAATCTATAATATCGTTCTACCAACAGTCATGGCAATTTTTACCATCACGAACTCACTTACTGTTATGGCTCTTCCGACACTAGTCAAAAGGTGGGAACACGGAAGACGTGAGGAGATCAGAAAAGGTTTTGAATTCATCTACAGGCTCCTTATGGTGTTCAGCCTCCCGTTTCTTTTCGCTTTAGGAACGTATGCCAAGACATTTATTGCAGTATTTTTCGGCTCTCAATATACTTCAGGAACCCCTGCTATGCAAATACTTCTTCTTAGCATACCCTTCGCATTACTAGCAACATTAAACAAGCAAGCACTCATTGCATTCGACTCACCCCGGAAAATACTCTTCGTGGAATCAATCACAGCTGCACTCAATGTAATTCTCAACCTTTTTCTCATACCCTCTTTCGGCATTGAAGGTGCTGCTTTTGCAACAACAATTAGTTTCATCGCCATGCTTTTCCTTACCCATCTTGCAATAGTTAAGAAAATAAAATTTGAATTCCCTTGGAAATCGTGGACGCTCACATTTATCGCAGGCACATTCTTCCTTTGCATTCTTCAACTCTTCCACACACAGCAGTGGAACATCTTTTTCAAGCTAAGCACATCAATTCCTCTTGCATTCCTCACTTACCTGGCAATAGTGCTCTTCATGAAAATTATACAAATATCTGAACTAAAATGGCTTATGAACCTAGCTCTCAAGAAATAG
- a CDS encoding 30S ribosomal protein S17e: MFALAGLIYKYGVLWTVSLNSPKNRAFIKGDHTMGRIKTKLVKRVTEDIFSKHREHIKPSFDENKAVVQTLAKFESKKLRNIVAGYLTKLYKTRED; this comes from the coding sequence ATGTTTGCACTTGCGGGCTTAATTTATAAATACGGAGTATTGTGGACAGTAAGTTTAAATAGTCCTAAGAACCGAGCGTTCATCAAAGGTGACCACACTATGGGACGAATCAAGACAAAATTGGTAAAAAGGGTAACTGAAGACATCTTTAGTAAGCACAGGGAGCACATTAAACCGTCCTTTGACGAAAACAAGGCTGTTGTGCAGACTTTGGCTAAATTTGAGAGTAAAAAGCTCAGAAACATTGTCGCAGGGTACCTCACAAAGCTCTATAAGACTAGAGAGGACTAG